A segment of the Asinibacterium sp. OR53 genome:
GCAGGAACGCATGGACGCAGTGATCGCGAAACGCGAAGGTGTTGCCGAAGTAAAGAACATACTCAAAGAATTCAATATCGAGCCCGATGAAGTGAACGGCTATTTCAACGATATTGCATCGGCACCGCTAACAGAAAAACAAAGAGCAGCGAAGATCGTGCTGCGTCCGAATGTAACACTGGAAGATCTCTTCAAAGCAGTACCACGCCTGGCCGAAGCCCTTGCCGCCATTCCTTCCGAAACCCTTGAGCAGGCAGAGATACAGATCAAGTATGAGCGTTACATAGAAAAAGAACAGGAGATCGTTGATCGCATGAGCCAGCTCGAAAACCTCGTCATTCCCGATAGTTTCGATTACGATCGTGTAGCTGCATTGTCGAACGAAGCGCTGCAGAAATTCAAGCGCATCAAGCCCCGTACACTGGGACAGGCCAGTCGCATCAGCGGCGTCAATCCCAGTGATGTGCAGATACTCATGGTATATATGGGCAGATAACCTTTTGCCACAGCTTCTCCAACCATTCATCAAAAAAAACACACCAGTTTTTTTGCACGATAGGCATATTCAGTAGCTTTAAGACTTTTCAACATTAACTGAACACAATGAGAAAAATCAAGCTGCTGTTATCCGGGCTCTTGCTGGCTTCCCTGCTGCAAGCCCAGGAAACATTCCCCGTGAACGGGTTGGCCGACAAGCGCAACGGATGTTACGCTTTTACACATGCCACCATTGTACAGAATGCACAAAACAGTTTACAGAATGCAACCCTTGTTATCCGCGAGGGTAAAATCGTTGCCGTAGGCGCCAGTGTAACTGTACCCCAGGATGCTGTAGTGATAGACTGTAAAAACAAGTACATCTATCCTTCCTTCATCGATATCTATGCCGATTATGGTATCACCACACCCCAACGGCAGCCTTTTGTTTTCAACTACAATGCACCTGCACAGTTGAATTCCAACACCAAAGGCGCATACAACTGGAACCAGGCGATCAGGCCGGAAGTGAATGCGTATCAGCAATTCACTGCCGACGACGCCAAGGCCAAAACATTCCGTGAGCTGGGCTTCGGTACTGTTCTCACGCACGTGAAAGACGGTATCGCACGCGGAACCGGTGCCGTAGTTTTACTGGGAAAAGATAAAGACAACCTGATGCTGGTTAAAGAAAGAGCATCTGCACATTATTCTTTCAACAAAGGCAGCTCTACACAATCATATCCGAGCAGCCTGATGGGAAGCATTGCACTGTTGAGACAAACATATCTCGATGCACAATGGTACAAGAACAAACCTTCAACAGAAGGGGTGAATATTTCCCTGCAGGCGTTTAATGATAACCAGAACCTGCCGCAGATTTTTGAAGCGGAGGATAAATGGAATGATGTTCGTGCCGATCGCATCGGCGACGAGTTCGGCGTGCAATACATTCTCAAAGGCGGTGGTAATGAATACCAGCGCATCAAAGAAGTAGCTGCCACCAAAGCGGCTTTTATCCTGTCGCTCAATTTTCCCCAGGCCATGGATGTGGAAGACCCGGCCGATGCAAGGTTGGTTTCCCTGTCTGACATGAAGCATTGGGAACTGGCACCTACCAATCCCGGCGCTTTGGAAAAAGCCAACATTCCTTTTTGTTTAACAACCGCCGACCTGCGCGATACCAAACAATTCTATACCAACCTGCGCAAAGCGTTTGAAAACGGTCTTTCCGAATCCAAAGCCCTGGAAGCCCTGACCAAAACGCCGGCTACCTTGTTGGGTGTATATGATAAAGTAGGCAGCCTCGAAACCGGAAAGCTGGCCAACTTCATCATTACCAGCGATTCTGTTTTTTCTGAAAAAGCAGTGATCCTGCAGAACTGGATACAGGGAGCAAAATATGGTGTGAAGGAAGATGCCTGGAATGATATCAAAGGCGTGTATAACCTGGTGCTCAACAGCGAAAACGGCACTGCTAATTATACACTGGATGTAAAGAATAACAGCACTGCAAATGTGATTGGAAAAGATACCCTCACCGGTAAATTCAGCTACGATGGCAAACTGGTGAAACTCAGTTTCGCTGCAACACCGGCTAAAAAGCCGATGGCAGCTGTTTTCGGCGGTATGAAAAATAATGGCGCTCAATACCGGCTGAGTGGTACCGTTAACGGCGATACCTGGAATGGACTGGGAGAAGATACGGCTGGAAACAGGATCACCTGGACAGTAACATTTGCGCGCGTAGCAGCACCTGATACTGCGAAGAAAAAAATGGCACCGCACCAACAACTGGGCAAAGTAACTTATCCCTTCGATGGTTATGGATGGGAAGAAGCACCTAAGCAAGAGAACCTGCTGATCAAAAATGCGACCGTATGGACCAATGAAAAAGAAGGCAAACTGGAAAATACCGATGTGCTGGTAAAAGATGGTAAGATTGCCAAAGTAGGAAAGAACCTGAGCGATGGCTCTGCAAAAGTGATCGACGCTACCGGCAAACATGTTACGGCAGGTATCATAGACGAGCACTCGCATATCGCGGCCATGTCTATCAACGAAGGCGCGCAATCTGTTACTTCCGAAGTGCGCATTGCCGATAACCTCAACCCCGAAGACATCAACATCTATCGCCAGCTGAGCGGTGGCGTAACATCATCACATATTTTGCATGGATCGGCCAATACCATTGGCGGACAAACCCAGCTGATCAAATTGCGCTGGGGTGTGGATGATGAAGCGCTGAAGTTCAAAGGCGCCGATCCTTTCATCAAGTTTGCATTGGGTGAGAACGTGAAGCGGACAACCTCGATGGCCAACAACCGTTTCCCCGATACGCGGATGGGTGTGGAAGAAGTGTTGAACGATGCTTTTACCAGGGCAAAGGATTACGAGCGTGAAATGAAAGCAGATCCCAAAACAACCAGGCGCGACCTGGAACTGGATGCACTGGTAGAGATACTGAATAAGAAAAGGTTCATCACCTGTCACTCTTATGTACAAAGCGAGATCACTGCCGCCATGCGCATCGGTGATAAATACGGTTTCACATTCAACACGTTCACGCATATTTTGGAAGGATACAAAGTGGCGGATAAAATGAAAGCGCATGGTTCCAATGCATCTACCTTCTCCGACTGGTGGGCTTACAAAACCGAAGTGCAGGATGCGATTGCTTACAATGCAGCCATCATGTACAAAATGGGACTCAACGTTTGTATCAACTCAGACGATGCCGAGATGGCGCGCCGCCTGAACCAGGAAGCGGGCAAGACTGTGAAATACGGTGGTGTTCCCGAAGAAGATGCATTGAAGATGGTGACCCTTAACCCGGCCAAAGCCCTGCATGTAGATAATAAGGTAGGAAGCATCAAAGCGGGTAAAGACGCAGACCTGGTGATCTGGAGCGATCATCCGCTGAGCATCTATGCAAAATCTGAAAAGACGATCGTAGATGGTATTGTTTATTTCGATCGCGAAAAAGACCTGGAACAACGCAAGAAGATCACAGCTGAACGTACGCGGCTGATCAACAAACTACAGGCTGAGAAAAGAAGCGGCGCTCCTATGAGACCCGCGGAACCGAGCTACCAGGTATTGTTGGGCTGCGGCGATCACAGTGAGCGCGGAGGCCTGATCACGATTGAACAGGATGATATCGAAACCCTTAACCAGTAAAAGCATTAGCCATGAAAAAATTTGTCACTCCTATAACAGCTCTCTTACTGTTCACCGGTTTTGCAAAAGCACAGGAAACAGTATATCCCACGAAAGAATACAAAGGCCAGCTGTTCATAACCAACGGCACGGTGCATGTAGGTAACGGACAGGTACTGGAAAACGCCACTATTGAAGTTAACAATGGAAAAATTGTGCGTGTTGGAACAGATATACCTGTTTCGCAAAACAATGCAAAACTGATCGACGCGAAAGGAAAACAGGTATATCCCGGACTGATCTTACCTTCCTGCGATCTCGGACTCAAAGAGATCGCCAATGGCGTAAGAGGCAGCAACGATTATTATGAGCTGGGCGATTACAATCCCAGCGTTCGCTCCATTGTTGCTTATAATACCGACTCGAAGATCACCGGCACATTGCGCGCCAACGGCATATTGCTGGCGAGCATTACACCCGAAGGCGGTGTGATCAGCGGTTCTTCTTCGGTAGTACAACTGGATGCGTGGAACTGGGAAGACGCCGCGTATAAAATGGACGGCGGCATTCACCTCAACCTGCCCAGTTTTCTTCCCCGTCCAACGGGCCGCAGGGCTTTCTTTTTTCCCGGCGCTCCTCAACCGGCAGATCCTGTTAAACAGGCGCTGGACAAGGTAGATGAGATCAAAACCTTTTTCCGCGAAGCCAAGGCATACGAGCAGGAAACAACCCATAAACAGACCAACCTCAAGTTGGAAGCGGTAAAAGGGTTGTTCAATAAAACACAGAAACTCTTTGTACACGGCGACCAGGTAAAACAAATGCTGGTGGCCATCGATTTTGTAAAAGAGTTCGGATTTGATGTGGTGATTGTAGGTGGAAGCGAAAGCTACCAGATTGCCAACCTGCTGAAGCAAAACAATATTGCCGTGATATTGGGTTCGGAACACGAGCTTCCATCGATGGAGGACGATGATATCGATCAGCCATTCAAAACACCGGCTGTTTTGCAAAAAGCAGGCGTACTGTTTGCGTTGAATGATGCGTTTACTGAAGCCCGTTACCGCAACCTTTCATTTAATGCAGGAACGGCTGCAACATACGGGTTGAGCAAAGAACAGGCATTGCAGGCCATCACAATGAATACAGCCAAAATATTGGGCATCGATGACAGGACCGGTTCACTGGAAGCCGGCAAAGATGCCAATATCGTTGTATGCGACGGCGATATACTGGATATGAAGAGCAGCAATGTTTCCCATGCCATCATACAAGGCCGCGATGTGAGTCTCGATAACAAGCAAAAGCAATTATACGAGCGGTACCGTTATAAGTACGGCATTCAATAACCAGCTTGTGGTATAACAGGGAACCGCCCGCCCGGAATTTTCCGGGCGGGCGATTTTTTTGTAAAAGAGCCCTTCTTTAAAACCGTTCATAAACCCCGGTTTCCGCTTATCTCGCTTTTTTCAATTTAACAATGTTCTGCATGTAACCTTTCTACCTTTACTACGTTATGCTTCGTACATAATGTACCGTACCGCTATGAAAAAACTAATGCTGAGCATCTGCGTTTTAGGAATAAGTCACCTGGCAATGGCACAGAAAGAGCAGGTTGTAAAAAAAGTACCGGCTGTTCGTACCACGCAGAAAATTGTGATCGACGGAGATATCAGCGATGAAGCCTGGAAATCTGCGCCGGTTGCTACGGACTTTGTGGAATGGAGGCCTTCTTATGGCACGCATGAACGCAACGACAACAGAACGGAAGTCCGCATATTGTACGATAATAATGCCATTTATGTTGGCGGATATTGCTACGAACGCCGCGATAGCATTTCAACTGAACTGGTGGGTCGCGATGTGATCAACTCGAATGATTTTGTAGGGATCTTATTTGATACGTATAAAGATAAGATCAATGGATTCGGATATTATGTTACCCCGCTGGGTGAGCAGTACGATGCGAAATATTCTTCCACCGGAGAAGATGCAAGCTGGAACAGCGTATACGAATCGCAGGCGAAGATCACAGACAGCGGCTGGACCTTTGAAATGCGCATCCCTTATTCGGCTATCCGTTTCAGCAATAAGAAGACGCAGGACTGGGGATTGAATATCACGCGCAGGAGAAGCAAGAGCGGAAAGCAATTGATGTGGAACCCCACCGACCCTACTTTCGGGGGAAACTTTTTTGCACTTTTTGGTGAATGGACCAACATACAAGACATCAAACCACCGATAAGGCTGTCATTTTCGCCGTATCTCTCTACCTACGTAACCCATTATCCATACAACGACCCTACTATAAAAGATACGCGTACTACGGTGAACGGTGGTATGGATGTGAAATACGGCATCAACCAGGCGTTTACACTGGACATGACGCTCATCCCCGATTTTGGCCAGGTACAGAGTGATAACCAGGTGCTCAACCTCACGCCTTTTGAAGTAAAATACAATGAGTACCGCACTTTTTTCACAGAAGGTACCGAACTCTTCAGCAAGGGTAATCTTTTTTACAGCAGGAGGATCGGTGGTCAGCCCATCCATTATAATGATGTAGCAAGCCAGTTACAGCCAGGGGAAACGATTGCCAGCAATCCCGGCGATACCAAACTGATCAATGCTACCAAAATAAGCGGCCGCACATCATCCGGATTGGGTATTGGTTTTTTCAATGCGCTTACACAACCGCAGTATGCCTCCATTGCGAAAGACGGTAAGGAAGTACGAAAGATAGAAACGGAACCGCTTTCGAATTATAATATCATTGTGTTCGATCAATCGCTCAAGCACAATTCCAGTGTATCGTTCATCAACACCAATGTTACGCGTGCCGGCGGCGACCACAATGCCAATGTGAGCGCGGCATTGTTTGATCTCTATGATAAAAAAAGTATGTGGAACCTGTCTGGTAAAGTATCAACAAGTGAACTGATGGGTGTTGATTCGGCCAGGAAGTCCATTTTTGGTTACAACCATACAATTGGATTTGGGAAAACGGGTGGCCGTTTCACTTTCCTGATCAACCAGGATTTTGCCGATGATAAGTACAGCAGCAACGATATGGGTTATTTTACCAATAACAACTATATGAACCATTATGTGTGGCTGGGGTATAAATGGGTAAAGCCCACCAAATGGTTCAACAGGATGTATTATAATATCAACCTGAATTCATCGATGCGCTACAAGGAATGGGATTACCAGAGCTTCAGAATCAATACCAATGTCAACGGCCAGCTGAAGAACCTTTGGTTTGCACTCATATACATCAACATCAATCCCCAACAACACGATTATTATGAACCCAGGATCGCAGGAAGATTTTTTAAAACGCCATCCAACTGGCAAATAGGTGTAGCTACAGAAACCAACAGTGCCAAAAAATATTCTGCCTATGTTGAATTTTCCGGAAAGTGGGCAGGTCTTTATTCAGGAACCGAGTACAATTTATGGACCCGCAATTCGTATCGCTTCAACAATAAATTAACCATTGGTTTTAATTTCAACCCGCAGTTCAGGACCAATGATATTGGTTTTGCTACCCTGGTGAACGACAGCAGTGTTTTTGCTCTCCGGAAGCGTTATACGGTGGAGAATATTTTCAATGTGAAATACAATTTCACCAACAAAATGGGTCTCAGTTTCAGGGCCCGCCATTATTGGAGCAAAGTGATCAATAAACAATACTTCAATCTCAATACCGATGGCGGACTTACTCCCATTGCAGGTGTAAGCACCAACCCCGATTACAACGTGAACTATTTCAACATCGATATGGTGTATACCTGGCAGTTTGCATTGGGCAGTTTCCTGAATATCGTGTGGAAGAATTCTATCAATACCTACGACCAGAATGTTATGGATGGTTATTTTAAAAATGCGGGAAATACTTTCAATGCATCGCAGCTCAACAGTCTTTCGTTGCGCGTGATTTATTTCCTGGATTACCTGTCCATCAAAAAGAAAAAATAAGCTCGTTTAGCTTTATTACCTTAGCTATATGAGTAAAAAGTTGTTTCTGCTCGATGCCCTTGCATTGATCTACCGGGCCTATTATGCACTCATCCGCAACCCGCGTATCACATCGAAGGGAATGAATACCAACGCGCAGTTTGGATTCACGAATACCCTTTTTGACCTCATCAACAAAGAAAAACCCACGCACCTGGCTGTGTGTTTCGATACGCATGCACCAACAGAACGTCACACCGATTTTACCGACTATAAAGCCAACCGGCAGGAAGCGCCTGAAGACCTGCTGGCTTCCATTCCCGATATACAGCGCATCATACGCGCTTTCAACATTCCCGTTGTGGAAATGGATGGATACGAAGCAGATGATGTGATTGGCACCGTTGCCTGGCAGGCGGCAGACAAAGGCTATGAAGTATATATGGTAACGCCCGATAAAGATTATGGCCAGTTGCTCATACATCCGCATGTGTACATTTACAAACCACCATCTTTCGGTAACCCGGAAGAAATATTGACGGCGGAAAAAGTTTGTGCCCGCTGGGATATTCAAAGGGTACAGCAAGTAGTAGACATGCTGGGTATGATGGGTGATGCGGTGGATAATATTCCAGGCATACCAGGTGTGGGCGAAAAAACAGCGGCCAAGTTGCTCAAAGAATATGATACGTTGGAGAACGTGCTGGAGCATGCCGATCAGATCAAGGGCGCTCTCGGCGAGAAGATCCGCAATAACAAGGAGTTGGCCATCATGAGTAAAAAGCTGGCCACCATCATTACCAATGTTCCTGTAGAATTCCATGAAGAAGATTACAGGCTGAAAGAATGGAATAAGGAAGCGCTCACGGAAATATTCACCGAACTCGAATTCAAAACACTGGGTAAAAGAATACTGGGCGAAAGTTTCAATGCATTCCATTCGCCCCAACAAGCCATGCAGACCGATCTGTTCGGTAATGCAGTAGCAGCACCTGCTGCCGGTAAATCTTCCGGCAAAAAGACTACGAAGAAAGACAGTTCAGCTGTGCCATTGCCCGACTGGACTGCGGTGGATGCGACAGAAACAGGTGCGGCAGAAAGTGAGGCCTCGGCAGAAACAGTGGGACTGGTTGCCAACAAAAACATCAACAATACACCGCACGATTACGAGCTGGTAGAAACAGATGAACAGATCAAAGCATTGGTAAAAAAATTGCAGCAGCAAAAAGAGATCTGTTTTGATACTGAAACCACCGGTACCGACCCTAACAATGTAGAACTGGTGGGCATGAGTTTTTCGTATAAGGCAGGGGAAGGGTATTATATTCCCTGTCCGGCCGATCAAAAAAGAACGCAGCAGCTATTAGAGCTGGTAAAACCTCTTTTTAACGAAACCTCCATTACCTGGATAGGCCAGAACATCAAATACGATCTGCTGGTGTTCAAATGGTATGGTATAGAACCGAAAGGGCAACTCTTTGATACCATGCTGGCACACTATCTCATAGAGCCGGAAGGCCGCCGCAATATGGACCTGCTGAGTGCGCAATACCTCGGCTACGAACCGGTTCACATAGATGAACTGATTGGTAAAAAAGGAAAGAACCAGGGCACAATGCGCGATGTGGAAATTGAGAAAGTGAAAGAATACGCGGCAGAAGATGCCGATATTACTTTTCAGCTCAAGCAGGTGTTCGTTCCGCTGATGAAAGAAAAAGAAGTGACCAGCGTTTTTGAAACAGTGGAGAACCCATTGGTGCGGGTGCTGACCGATATGGAGTTTGAAGGCGTTAAGATCGATGTGGAGTTTTTGAAGAGCTATAGCAGGGACC
Coding sequences within it:
- a CDS encoding amidohydrolase family protein, whose protein sequence is MRKIKLLLSGLLLASLLQAQETFPVNGLADKRNGCYAFTHATIVQNAQNSLQNATLVIREGKIVAVGASVTVPQDAVVIDCKNKYIYPSFIDIYADYGITTPQRQPFVFNYNAPAQLNSNTKGAYNWNQAIRPEVNAYQQFTADDAKAKTFRELGFGTVLTHVKDGIARGTGAVVLLGKDKDNLMLVKERASAHYSFNKGSSTQSYPSSLMGSIALLRQTYLDAQWYKNKPSTEGVNISLQAFNDNQNLPQIFEAEDKWNDVRADRIGDEFGVQYILKGGGNEYQRIKEVAATKAAFILSLNFPQAMDVEDPADARLVSLSDMKHWELAPTNPGALEKANIPFCLTTADLRDTKQFYTNLRKAFENGLSESKALEALTKTPATLLGVYDKVGSLETGKLANFIITSDSVFSEKAVILQNWIQGAKYGVKEDAWNDIKGVYNLVLNSENGTANYTLDVKNNSTANVIGKDTLTGKFSYDGKLVKLSFAATPAKKPMAAVFGGMKNNGAQYRLSGTVNGDTWNGLGEDTAGNRITWTVTFARVAAPDTAKKKMAPHQQLGKVTYPFDGYGWEEAPKQENLLIKNATVWTNEKEGKLENTDVLVKDGKIAKVGKNLSDGSAKVIDATGKHVTAGIIDEHSHIAAMSINEGAQSVTSEVRIADNLNPEDINIYRQLSGGVTSSHILHGSANTIGGQTQLIKLRWGVDDEALKFKGADPFIKFALGENVKRTTSMANNRFPDTRMGVEEVLNDAFTRAKDYEREMKADPKTTRRDLELDALVEILNKKRFITCHSYVQSEITAAMRIGDKYGFTFNTFTHILEGYKVADKMKAHGSNASTFSDWWAYKTEVQDAIAYNAAIMYKMGLNVCINSDDAEMARRLNQEAGKTVKYGGVPEEDALKMVTLNPAKALHVDNKVGSIKAGKDADLVIWSDHPLSIYAKSEKTIVDGIVYFDREKDLEQRKKITAERTRLINKLQAEKRSGAPMRPAEPSYQVLLGCGDHSERGGLITIEQDDIETLNQ
- a CDS encoding amidohydrolase family protein, with protein sequence MKKFVTPITALLLFTGFAKAQETVYPTKEYKGQLFITNGTVHVGNGQVLENATIEVNNGKIVRVGTDIPVSQNNAKLIDAKGKQVYPGLILPSCDLGLKEIANGVRGSNDYYELGDYNPSVRSIVAYNTDSKITGTLRANGILLASITPEGGVISGSSSVVQLDAWNWEDAAYKMDGGIHLNLPSFLPRPTGRRAFFFPGAPQPADPVKQALDKVDEIKTFFREAKAYEQETTHKQTNLKLEAVKGLFNKTQKLFVHGDQVKQMLVAIDFVKEFGFDVVIVGGSESYQIANLLKQNNIAVILGSEHELPSMEDDDIDQPFKTPAVLQKAGVLFALNDAFTEARYRNLSFNAGTAATYGLSKEQALQAITMNTAKILGIDDRTGSLEAGKDANIVVCDGDILDMKSSNVSHAIIQGRDVSLDNKQKQLYERYRYKYGIQ
- a CDS encoding DUF5916 domain-containing protein, yielding MKKLMLSICVLGISHLAMAQKEQVVKKVPAVRTTQKIVIDGDISDEAWKSAPVATDFVEWRPSYGTHERNDNRTEVRILYDNNAIYVGGYCYERRDSISTELVGRDVINSNDFVGILFDTYKDKINGFGYYVTPLGEQYDAKYSSTGEDASWNSVYESQAKITDSGWTFEMRIPYSAIRFSNKKTQDWGLNITRRRSKSGKQLMWNPTDPTFGGNFFALFGEWTNIQDIKPPIRLSFSPYLSTYVTHYPYNDPTIKDTRTTVNGGMDVKYGINQAFTLDMTLIPDFGQVQSDNQVLNLTPFEVKYNEYRTFFTEGTELFSKGNLFYSRRIGGQPIHYNDVASQLQPGETIASNPGDTKLINATKISGRTSSGLGIGFFNALTQPQYASIAKDGKEVRKIETEPLSNYNIIVFDQSLKHNSSVSFINTNVTRAGGDHNANVSAALFDLYDKKSMWNLSGKVSTSELMGVDSARKSIFGYNHTIGFGKTGGRFTFLINQDFADDKYSSNDMGYFTNNNYMNHYVWLGYKWVKPTKWFNRMYYNINLNSSMRYKEWDYQSFRINTNVNGQLKNLWFALIYININPQQHDYYEPRIAGRFFKTPSNWQIGVATETNSAKKYSAYVEFSGKWAGLYSGTEYNLWTRNSYRFNNKLTIGFNFNPQFRTNDIGFATLVNDSSVFALRKRYTVENIFNVKYNFTNKMGLSFRARHYWSKVINKQYFNLNTDGGLTPIAGVSTNPDYNVNYFNIDMVYTWQFALGSFLNIVWKNSINTYDQNVMDGYFKNAGNTFNASQLNSLSLRVIYFLDYLSIKKKK
- the polA gene encoding DNA polymerase I; translated protein: MSKKLFLLDALALIYRAYYALIRNPRITSKGMNTNAQFGFTNTLFDLINKEKPTHLAVCFDTHAPTERHTDFTDYKANRQEAPEDLLASIPDIQRIIRAFNIPVVEMDGYEADDVIGTVAWQAADKGYEVYMVTPDKDYGQLLIHPHVYIYKPPSFGNPEEILTAEKVCARWDIQRVQQVVDMLGMMGDAVDNIPGIPGVGEKTAAKLLKEYDTLENVLEHADQIKGALGEKIRNNKELAIMSKKLATIITNVPVEFHEEDYRLKEWNKEALTEIFTELEFKTLGKRILGESFNAFHSPQQAMQTDLFGNAVAAPAAGKSSGKKTTKKDSSAVPLPDWTAVDATETGAAESEASAETVGLVANKNINNTPHDYELVETDEQIKALVKKLQQQKEICFDTETTGTDPNNVELVGMSFSYKAGEGYYIPCPADQKRTQQLLELVKPLFNETSITWIGQNIKYDLLVFKWYGIEPKGQLFDTMLAHYLIEPEGRRNMDLLSAQYLGYEPVHIDELIGKKGKNQGTMRDVEIEKVKEYAAEDADITFQLKQVFVPLMKEKEVTSVFETVENPLVRVLTDMEFEGVKIDVEFLKSYSRDLEKDAKKCEESVYDQAGVRFNLASPKQLGEVLFEKLKLDPKAKKTKTGQYATGEDVLLKLANQHRIVDDILSFRELTKLKSTYVDALPEMINPKTGRVHTSYAQAVAVTGRLSSNNPNLQNIPIRTERGREIRKAFIPRSEGRLLMSADYSQIELRIVAAISGDPNMCEAFRLGKDIHTATAAKVYGIAESEVTKEQRYKAKSVNFGIIYGQGAFGLADNLGISRTEAKQIIDNYKKEFPNIQRYMDEQINLAKENGYVQTLAGRKRWLKDINSGNFTVRGYAERNAINSPIQGTAADMIKMAMIKVYHEMKQGKWQSKMILQVHDELVFDAVADEVDKLKELIIRCMTTAMPLPNNVPVEAEVGKGVNWLEAH